Part of the Catalinimonas alkaloidigena genome is shown below.
ATCTGATTTCCGGTGAAATTTTAGACCCAAGGAGAAGGCAAATAATTAATGCCATCAAAGCGAATCAAGATGATAAGGTTATTCTAGTTACCACACAAGTAGTGGAAGCTGGGGTAGACATTGATATGGATTTAGGTTTTAAAGACCGATCATTGATTGACAGTGATGAACAATTGGCCGGGCGAGTCAACCGTAATGCAAGTAAAAGTAATTGTAAAGTTTTCTTATTTGATTATGATACTACATCATTTATCTACAAAGGTGATAAACGCTTAGATGTGGGTTCTATGTATCAAAGAGAGGTTTACAAAAACATTCTTGAAAGCAAAGATTTTGACACCAATTTTTATGAGATAGTTAAAACCGAAATCATAAGCCTAAATCAAGCCGAGGCAGTGCAGAATTTCTCAGATTACTTTCAGCATTTTAAGCGGTTTAGGTTTAGGGACATCAACACTAATTTCAAGTTAATAGAACAAGAAAATGAAAGTATTTTTGTCCCGCTTATCATCCCGATAGACCATTTCTCATCTGAAGACCAAAAAGTAGCATCATATTTTTGTGTACCTAATATTGAGAATGAAAACGGAGTACTATATATTGATGGAAAGGATGTTTGGTCAAAATATGTAGATATAGTTACAGAAAATCAAGAAAGAAACAATGACTATTTTTCTAATCAAACCCAACTTAAGCAGATATATGGTTTACTAGCTAAATTTATGTTCTCTGCTTTTTCAAATCAGGTAAAGGAACTTTCAACTTATTTTGATTTGGAAGTTTCTGAACAATATGGAATTAGGTATATGAGCCACTGGAAGAAAATTTACTCCTATGAAAAGGGGATTGATGTTGATATGTTAGAAAGAGGAGACATATTTTTATAGCTTAAAAACAAAAAACACGATGGCCTATCAATTCAAGATCAAGCTGGAAGGGACGAGCAAGCCGCCGGTATGGCGTAAGTTGCTGGTGCCGGAACATTATACTTTCGCGGAACTGCACATGGCCATACAGGGAGCTTTTAGTTGGGAGAATGCCCACCTCTTCCGCTTTCACGATGGCTACGGTGGCAACATCAAAATTGGCATTCCTTACGATGATGGTTTTGGTGAGGCCATGGATGAGGATGCTGAAAAGATCAAAATCAGTAGCCTGTTTGTGCAGGAGAAACAAAAGCTGCAATACCAATATGATTTTGGGGACAGTTGGGAGCATTTGATTACGCTGGAGAAGATTATTGATGAGAAGATCATGCAGGCCCGTTGCCTGGCAGGTAAGGGTGCCTGTCCTCCGGAAGACTGCGGTGGTATCTGGGGCTACTATGCTCTGGTAGAGGCAGTCAATGATCGCACGGCGAACCGTCCGGAAAATACTGAGCATGAAGATATGCGGGACTGGCTGGGCATGGAAGAAGATGAAGATTGGGATGTGCATGCTTTTGACCTGGACGAAACCAATGCACGTATGCTGGCTTATTTGTAAAATGATCTTCCGTGACCTTTCATACGTTTATGCTTATATTGTAGCAAATATGAT
Proteins encoded:
- a CDS encoding plasmid pRiA4b ORF-3 family protein; translation: MAYQFKIKLEGTSKPPVWRKLLVPEHYTFAELHMAIQGAFSWENAHLFRFHDGYGGNIKIGIPYDDGFGEAMDEDAEKIKISSLFVQEKQKLQYQYDFGDSWEHLITLEKIIDEKIMQARCLAGKGACPPEDCGGIWGYYALVEAVNDRTANRPENTEHEDMRDWLGMEEDEDWDVHAFDLDETNARMLAYL